A single Eremothecium sinecaudum strain ATCC 58844 chromosome VIII, complete sequence DNA region contains:
- the ATG8 gene encoding ubiquitin-like protein ATG8 (Syntenic homolog of Ashbya gossypii AER396W; Syntenic homolog of Saccharomyces cerevisiae YBL078C (ATG8)), whose translation MSSFKSEYPFEKRKAESERICSQFENRVPVICERADKSDIPEVDRRKYLVPADLTVGQFVYVIRRRIKLPAEKAIFIFVNDTLPPTAALMYAVYQEHKDKDGFLYVKYSGENTFGDDE comes from the coding sequence ATGTCATCATTTAAGTCTGAGTATCCATTTGAGAAGAGGAAAGCGGAATCTGAGAGGATCTGTTCACAATTTGAGAATCGAGTTCCAGTAATCTGTGAAAGAGCAGATAAGTCTGATATTCCTGAGGTTGATAGGCGCAAATACTTGGTGCCGGCAGACCTTACTGTGGGTCAGTTTGTATATGTTATTAGAAGACGGATCAAGCTTCCCGCTGAGAAGGCTATATTTATCTTTGTTAACGATACTTTGCCACCAACAGCAGCGTTGATGTATGCGGTGTATCAAGAGCACAAGGACAAGGATGGTTTCTTATATGTAAAGTATTCCGGTGAAAATACCTTCGGTGATGATGAATGA
- the BIR1 gene encoding survivin (Syntenic homolog of Ashbya gossypii AER399C; Syntenic homolog of Saccharomyces cerevisiae YJR089W (BIR1)), whose translation MQDKDLKDDHAPIGDNNRGQVPKKRGRPKKSISKQPIASGYFDVKDMLGNKVSIGELKSGLEDRERDIGEGVKKPRGRPRIHPVEENRAVKPRSTVKKDVSSVILPASDGIVDNSELPGMPAGMSGKRGPGRPRKVPLQNEMAEDANKVKRKPGRPRKLAIKDVSTESEIKTKRGPGRPRKTIADESNNVEVEGKRRPGRPRKYQFDTSADSVSGDTKTSRIPYTTEKSTREDDVLARVSVKDVGEEMLNRSQLEGSKPMKQNNSISNENFTIAKSHPNSSHFAGSDQGSEHELSRSSFEDGSKEKSSPEDNTGNITDQDYKQEKRRRSSASDVSDVSDIEDSPKSVVDPTFSAGEDAKNIRASSSTSNEGTGESSKGIYHSNDLQKSVTPSYTAKKKRRLKRTGAVTDFVPSEGSSIRNRSSTSDISNKSIVVDFTKNRANSPGQNSKSAGLASRNTILDDSYDTFDFSNHGNSGFIIPPEAFKSPRKSKTIVASDTNKKASSILGVLKNTAQSLQQLGRTERHISIGRPTSKLDTIDTNVELSEDDSDYEPENSSPVNSLRRSSDLRQRQKLHNIINNPVERDTSETSFGKLASREGLQGSCKPPPANGVEVKPLSHECSIIEKLNDKNDIILDSLHLDDHGTPEPSIISNGTSYSLLASMVPAEPFHNLPTWSPFPSSNFSNLDKDRRLLSTFLHGLLNYINVNEATLSTDIDGNLNYFIQQMPSKELEMTFSDWLDYKVDELKDEYVNEIEKKKGLLLKKFEASVEKVKNITDSKILLQLAERFGINY comes from the coding sequence ATGCAGGATAAAGACCTTAAGGATGATCATGCTCCAATAGGTGATAATAATAGAGGACAAGTACCTAAAAAGCGTGGTAGGCCTAAGAAAAGTATTAGTAAGCAACCAATTGCATCTGGATATTTTGATGTTAAGGATATGCTTGGTAATAAGGTCTCTATTGGTGAGTTGAAAAGTGGATTAGAAGATCGCGAACGTGACATAGGTGAGGGAGTAAAGAAACCCCGTGGACGACCAAGAATTCATCctgttgaagaaaataGGGCTGTTAAACCTCGTAGTACGGTTAAAAAAGACGTTAGCTCTGTTATTTTGCCAGCTAGTGATGGTATTGTAGATAACAGTGAACTTCCCGGTATGCCTGCCGGAATGTCTGGAAAACGGGGTCCTGGTCGACCTAGAAAGGTTCCATTGCAGAATGAAATGGCGGAAGATGCCAACAAAGTTAAAAGGAAACCAGGTAGACCTCGGAAGCTGGCAATCAAAGATGTTTCTACGGAATCGGAGATCAAGACAAAGAGGGGCCCTGGAAGGCCCAGAAAAACGATTGCAGACGAGAGCAATAATGTTGAGGTTGAAGGAAAAAGACGTCCTGGTAGACCCCGAAAATACCAATTTGATACGTCTGCGGACTCAGTAAGTGGTGATACTAAGACTAGTAGGATACCCTACACTACGGAAAAGAGCACGCGTGAAGATGATGTATTGGCGCGTGTTTCAGTTAAAGACGTAGGAGAGGAGATGTTAAATAGAAGTCAACTTGAGGGCAGTAAACCTATGAAGCAAAATAATTCAATTTCCAATGAAAATTTTACCATTGCCAAGAGTCACCCCAACAGCAGCCATTTTGCTGGTAGTGATCAGGGAAGTGAACATGAACTATCAAGAAGTTCCTTTGAAGATGGCAGTAAAGAAAAGTCTTCTCCAGAAGACAACACTGGTAATATAACAGACCAAGATTATAAGCAGGAGAAACGTCGAAGGTCTTCTGCTTCAGATGTTTCTGACGTCTCAGATATTGAAGATTCGCCAAAATCCGTTGTAGATCCTACATTCTCTGCTGGGGAGGATGCAAAAAACATTCGAGCATCTAGTAGTACATCAAATGAAGGAACTGGAGAAAGTTCGAAGGGAATATACCATTCTAATGATCTTCAAAAGAGTGTTACACCCTCTTATACGGccaagaagaaaagaaggTTAAAGAGGACGGGAGCGGTTACTGACTTTGTACCTTCTGAAGGTAGTAGTATAAGGAATAGATCATCCACTTCAGATATTTCCAATAAAAGCATTGTTGTTGATTTCACAAAGAATAGGGCGAACTCTCCCGGACAAAACTCAAAGTCTGCTGGCCTTGCCTCAAGAAATACAATATTAGACGACAGTTATGATACTTTCGATTTCAGCAACCATGGAAATAGTGGTTTCATTATCCCTCCAGAAGCTTTCAAGTCCCCTAGGAAATCGAAAACTATTGTTGCGTCTGACACGAACAAAAAAGCTAGCAGTATTTTGGGTGTTCTTAAAAACACTGCTCAGTCATTACAGCAGCTGGGAAGAACTGAAAGACACATATCCATTGGAAGGCCAACTAGCAAGCTGGATACAATTGATACCAATGTTGAACTGAGTGAGGACGACAGTGACTACGAGCCTGAAAACTCCTCGCCAGTGAATAGCCTTCGACGATCGTCTGACCTTAGGCAACGCCAAAAGCTGCATAATATCATAAATAATCCAGTAGAAAGGGATACTTCGGAAACGTCATTTGGTAAATTAGCATCAAGAGAGGGTTTGCAGGGATCATGCAAACCACCACCTGCAAACGGTGTAGAAGTGAAACCGTTATCACATGAATGTTCTATAATCGAGAAATTAAATGATAAGAATGATATAATCTTAGACTCCTTACATTTAGACGATCATGGAACCCCGGAACCTTCAATTATTAGCAACGGGACATCTTATAGCTTATTGGCAAGCATGGTTCCTGCAGAGCCATTTCATAATCTTCCTACATGGTCGCCTTTTCCGTCCTCCAATTTCAGTAATTTGGATAAGGATCGCAGGTTACTCAGTACGTTTCTTCATGGTCTATTGAATTACATCAATGTGAATGAGGCTACTTTAAGTACTGATATTGACGGAAATCTCAACTATTTTATCCAACAAATGCCAAGTAAGGAGCTTGAAATGACCTTTTCGGATTGGTTGGATTATAAAGTAGATGAATTGAAAGACGAGTATGTCAACGAGattgaaaagaagaaggGACTTTTGTTAAAGAAATTTGAAGCCTCTGTAGAAAAGGTAAAGAACATAACAGACAGCAAGATTTTACTTCAACTTGCTGAAAGGTTTGGAATTAACTATTAG
- a CDS encoding HHR231Cp (Syntenic homolog of Ashbya gossypii ACL074W-A; Syntenic homolog of Ashbya gossypii NOHBY335; No homolog in Saccharomyces cerevisiae; Syntenic homolog of Kluyveromyces lactis KLLA0E13101g), translating to MDNIKDFANKQGDHGQQMGKKAEEYVKNAKDKGGEKVKDEAQKFVNVNK from the coding sequence ATGGATAACATTAAGGATTTCGCTAACAAGCAAGGTGACCACGGTCAACAAATGGGCAAGAAAGCCGAGGAGTACGTCAAGAACGCTAAGGACAAGGGCGGTGAGAAAGTCAAGGACGAAGCTCAAAAGTTTGTCAATGTTAACAAAtaa
- the GRR1 gene encoding SCF ubiquitin ligase complex subunit GRR1 (Syntenic homolog of Ashbya gossypii AER398W; Syntenic homolog of Saccharomyces cerevisiae YJR090C (GRR1)) has protein sequence MTSETNNANASNSTNGQLPMSDLPASWFTNPIPSRSNSDRQQYSQEFRERVSRVTQRGQSYISQLSEQQGRDWPRGLVNENTRFFRQAVETASARTPISLAASSDSSVAMTRPNGITSNFLPVADTDNDIDLLQDEQHTSLVTPTTEERRSFESFQAEARNVFRRAIETISKRKALLLQSFEADNLKLQQLQMGQQWNGDSTGQESETRYISRLSKIQRIRLRAIEMETLNMQRLRGTFQATMQQFKIEVQRYLIAKSRGEYISNPLDYFKSQLAEWDPHKNMGIKIALMENHMDQADWEKLRQMVESNQSEYTTDRLSQNQLPYQGTSRAPFINEYKNNVGQTTLNTTHSSSNQAFPLNALPHEILSLVLEVVGQKSDVVSLLTVCKAWAAIIVKLLYYRPHINKKPQLELFMSTMRKPASEVIFDYRSMIKRLNFSFVGDYMTDAQLLHFIGCPNLERLTLVFCKQVTTKSIAQVLKGCKFLQSVDITGIKEVGNELFDVLSTDCKRIQGLYVPRADMVSCEAIERFVENAPMLKRVKITFNKSITNSLLVKMARSCPLLVEVDLTSTPQISNESIVTLMTELPQLREFRLTQNMLFSDTFATQLSLNISSLPALRLIDLSACESITDKTVAKLVQLAPKLRNVYLGKCSRITDNSLIALSKLGKNLQTVHFGHCFNITDEGVKVLVQNCQRIQYVDFACCTNLTNHTLYELGDLTKLKRIGLVKCSQMTDEGLLNMIALRGRNDTLERVHLSYCTNLTIYPIYELVMACPKLSHLSLTAVPSFLRPDITQFCRLPPSEFTVNQRQIFCVFSGKGVQKLRHHLMSMTRPTDGPTTKVRKVLIEFLIARGLFRPNESEEEALKRIADEINQESAALMTASSMFNAANEPFQNINFDRLDELFTFMQRVPQDDLITGEDISELMPLIDESFCEEPFRNEWRDNDGIVAPRASNDLNSELADIVRKFHALNDRIADFEVNVSSIIRIQFQYTGSMLAEMSHIYMLLVDLNRTICDIQKRIYEINNPRDVKAITIWRVIWTPRFEEILRKYKLDTIVLRLYLKNNVAVLTRQREVALLRARTLWDSEQNSTVQGNGVAINGAGVTNDQSAAARQLFSQFQITVFRPNEDAQPPEDEDDEVLEES, from the coding sequence ATGACAAGCGAGACGAATAACGCTAACGCTAGTAATTCCACTAATGGACAACTTCCTATGTCTGACCTTCCTGCGTCGTGGTTTACAAATCCTATTCCTTCACGTTCGAATTCCGATCGACAACAATATTCGCAAGAATTCCGCGAAAGGGTTTCCAGAGTGACGCAAAGGGGCCAATCCTATATATCACAGTTAAGCGAGCAGCAAGGAAGGGATTGGCCCCGCGGACTTGTTAATGAAAACACAAGGTTCTTTCGGCAAGCCGTAGAAACAGCGTCTGCAAGGACCCCTATATCGCTGGCTGCATCCTCTGATAGCAGTGTTGCGATGACAAGGCCGAATGGTATAACAAGTAACTTCCTTCCAGTTGCGGATACGGATAATGATATAGACTTGTTGCAGGATGAGCAGCATACCTCACTAGTAACCCCAACTACAGAAGAGAGACGATCATTTGAGTCCTTCCAAGCTGAAGCACGAAATGTTTTCAGGAGAGCAATAGAAACTATCAGCAAAAGAAAAGCGCTATTATTACAGTCATTTGAAGCCGATAATCTGAAGCTCCAGCAGTTACAGATGGGACAGCAGTGGAACGGCGATTCAACCGGTCAAGAGTCTGAAACTCGCTATATTAGTAGACTATCGAAAATTCAACGCATTCGACTACGTGCAATTGAAATGGAGACTTTAAATATGCAACGTCTGCGGGGCACTTTCCAAGCCACAATGCAACAATTTAAGATTGAGGTTCAAAGATACCTAATAGCAAAATCCAGGGGAGAATACATCAGTAATCCACTGGATTATTTTAAATCTCAATTAGCGGAATGGGATCCGCACAAGAATATGGGAATTAAAATCGCATTAATGGAGAATCATATGGATCAAGCAGATTGGGAAAAATTAAGGCAGATGGTTGAGTCCAATCAATCAGAATATACCACTGACCGACTATCACAGAACCAACTCCCGTACCAAGGTACTTCGCGAGCTCCATTTATCAATGAGTATAAAAATAACGTAGGTCAAACCACGCTTAATACCACTCACTCGTCATCTAATCAAGCCTTCCCATTAAATGCTTTGCCACATGAAATTCTATCCCTAGTCCTAGAAGTTGTAGGTCAAAAGTCTGACGTGGTATCCTTGTTGACAGTATGCAAGGCTTGGGCTGCAATAATTGTGAAGCTCTTATATTACCGCCCACATATCAACAAGAAACCGCAGCTAGAGCTTTTTATGAGTACAATGCGCAAGCCCGCATCTGAGGTTATTTTTGATTACAGGTCAATGATAAAGAGGTTAAACTTTTCATTTGTTGGAGATTATATGACTGATGCGCAGTTATTGCATTTTATCGGTTGTCCAAATCTAGAAAGGCTAACCCTAGTCTTCTGTAAGCAAGTCACTACCAAATCCATTGCACAGGTATTAAAAGGTTGTAAGTTTTTGCAGAGCGTGGATATTACAGGGATTAAAGAGGTTGGTAATGAACTTTTCGATGTGTTATCAACAGACTGTAAAAGGATTCAAGGCCTTTACGTTCCTCGTGCTGATATGGTATCCTGTGAAGCCATTGAAAGATTTGTTGAGAATGCCCCAATGTTGAAAAGAGTGAAAATAACTTTCAATAAAAGTATTACAAACAGTTTGTTGGTGAAGATGGCGCGTTCCTGTCCACTTCTAGTAGAAGTGGACCTAACATCTACCCCTCAAATAAGCAATGAAAGTATTGTTACTCTAATGACAGAGTTACCTCAGCTCCGGGAATTCAGGCTAACGCAAAACATGCTATTCAGCGACACATTTGCCACACAACTATCGTTAAATATTTCTAGCTTGCCGGCGTTGAGATTAATTGATCTATCAGCTTGTGAAAGCATCACCGATAAAACAGTCGCGAAATTGGTTCAATTGGCTCCGAAGTTGAGAAATGTCTACTTGGGTAAGTGTAGTAGAATTACGGATAATTCTTTAATTGCCTTATCGAAGTTGGGCAAAAACTTGCAGACCGTCCATTTCGGTCACTGTTTCAATATCACCGATGAGGGGGTTAAGGTATTGGTTCAAAATTGTCAACGGATTCAGTATGTCGATTTTGCATGCTGTACAAATCTAACTAATCACACTTTATATGAATTGGGAGACCTAACaaaattgaaaagaattGGTTTAGTCAAGTGTTCACAGATGACTGATGAGGGCTTATTAAATATGATAGCTTTGCGTGGTAGGAATGATACTCTAGAAAGAGTCCATCTTTCATACTGTACTAACTTAACCATTTATCCTATTTATGAATTGGTCATGGCTTGTCCAAAACTATCGCATTTGTCTTTGACTGCAGTTCCATCTTTTCTCCGTCCTGACATTACTCAATTTTGCAGGCTTCCACCAAGTGAGTTCACTGTCAACCAACGTCAAATATTCTGCGTCTTCTCTGGTAAAGGTGTTCAAAAACTACGTCATCATCTAATGAGTATGACGAGACCTACTGATGGCCCCACTACTAAAGTGAGAAAAGTTCTAATTGAATTTTTAATTGCTAGAGGCTTGTTTAGGCCAAATGAATCGGAGGAAGAAGCTCTAAAGAGGATTGCTGACGAGATAAACCAAGAAAGTGCAGCTTTGATGACTGCTTCTAGTATGTTTAATGCAGCCAATGAACCATTTCAAAATATAAATTTCGATAGATTAGACGAGCTGTTCACTTTTATGCAGCGAGTTCCTCAAGATGACTTAATTACTGGTGAGGATATCTCTGAGTTGATGCCCTTAATTGATGAATCATTCTGCGAAGAACCTTTTAGAAATGAATGGCGTGACAATGATGGTATAGTTGCACCAAGAGCTTCTAATGACCTAAATAGTGAATTGGCTGATATCGTGAGAAAATTTCACGCATTAAATGATCGCATAGCCGACTTTGAGGTTAATGTTTCCAGTATTATTAGGATTCAGTTTCAATATACAGGCTCAATGTTAGCAGAGATGTCCCACATCTACATGCTACTTGTGGACTTGAATCGAACTATTTGTGATATACAGAAGAGAATTTACGAAATAAATAACCCGCGAGATGTCAAAGCTATTACCATATGGAGAGTGATATGGACCCCAAGGTTTGAAGAGATATTGAGAAAGTATAAGTTGGATACTATTGTCTTAAGGTTATACCTAAAAAACAACGTTGCCGTATTGACAAGACAAAGAGAGGTTGCACTTCTGCGGGCTCGTACCTTATGGGACAGCGAGCAAAACTCGACAGTACAAGGTAATGGGGTTGCTATAAATGGAGCTGGGGTGACTAATGATCAATCTGCAGCAGCTCGTCAATTATTTTCACAATTCCAAATTACAGTATTTCGACCTAACGAAGATGCCCAACCAccagaagatgaagatgatgaggTATTAGAAGAATCATGA
- the NUP170 gene encoding Nup170p (Syntenic homolog of Ashbya gossypii AER397C; Syntenic homolog of Saccharomyces cerevisiae YBL079W (NUP170) and YER105C (NUP157)) — protein sequence MSIFSTPLKNNVGYINALVPNNTQLNRGDASANVGGVKTGGVLGTNAAIMAPNQFQLTSYNPMSINTSNEHVRINGMGSMSPLELASQYIDHLQMRDSTTMVLDDRSYYNNGVDYNFSKEVGGLGAFTPFERVNVVNIPDEILQEVSKAETRNDMGIFPDLDRCWIVIDNKLILWNIKDSTDFQSIDDIKHTILKVHLVKPKKGVFVESVDYLLVIATLFDIYLLAITYKKEAGELSIYNTGMVVSVNGLDVLDIVSYEKTGQIFFVGKTNGTNVWELQYSASEDWFNSNCNKVCLTQMAISNLLPRNIISSFPGSGLIRSFFEEKTKYSQEWIVQLAIDNSRGILYSLSSKSVIRAYKINSKSLDGPVSIELAYIKRIIGTTNAKGAPILGNNYLKIMKIVVVTQIENNNLFLIAITVGGVRLYFNGSSSSTSVEALTLESVKFPPSSVSPETIEQELQQQQQQNQIKTMPFYSSLNSSEPIQLKYQKKSSVLLETTQASTIISPGIFFSAIHKKPQTTMDNTNQPTRAPSSTTSGQRRLFVSVPDYGVLKNHGKYFENATFLDTNGLVKEIAPITPLFNATNKPEGYANAFATQYSVEGLKIAVLTNTSVEIYRYRTPDQVFESLVENPLPFVLNYGLAEACSSALFVACKFNRAEPIRSSALTFFTVGIQNVVQIKPRYNNYAAPAVTSLLSKPSLTVTPKKPNLINNSSSSGNDNYSLDNVVLSSRFYGIALLVTRLFRDIWNKNIFTVNPAAKFDYRGNLIKESVPNGDLVTMVSISKSNLEYYLSSIMILNEFFNAYGPSITMIATTGISAGKSVDRSEEVAHQAENIAINAMSRLVQSIKEALSFLNVLFEESEIEGYEGQYLAFNDIMKFLNLDFQVDLTKLKFKDIFAPNDVSKALVREILSSIINRSISRGGFIEYIATALQERCGSFFSSSDVLGFRAVEHLKKAKEVGLRDFDTSNYHLTNATRLFEKIVDDISIEKLKEAVSIMFELNYYPKTIEFLLNIANSIDKGKLAYQYVSDGSLEHDEKKKYFDKRVAIYDLVFEALVSVDNLASKNNQNSVIENASAENSEFTKLREESYRTALTYDDKLFHYQLYDWLVAQNSQEKLLQLDTDFILPYLQEKSVSSLEISSLLWVYHSKRSNFLAAAQILYALSFSDFDIKLSTRIEYLSRANGFCNGVCPPNQRHQMIQLCSMVQELFDVAIVQDELLSLVNNDSRIDEQSKKDLVTQLDGKILPVSDLFNDFADPLGYYEVCLTIFKISDFRNHEEIMAKWMELFDSLKSELRSDGNDIDESANFINLLSSVVIKTGKSVRTSEFVFPIADILPIISNLFYESLPNEHIQPGSIASIFITAGVSYDKLYYVLKDLIETSESINTAYKKEIIWLIKDWYQSDRKLRDILKYDEIRNLGDYSIETDPIDKYMKMTGNSI from the coding sequence ATGTCTATATTTTCTACGCCTTTGAAAAACAATGTTGGGTATATAAATGCGCTGGTACCGAACAACACGCAGCTTAATAGAGGGGATGCTTCGGCCAATGTAGGGGGAGTAAAGACCGGAGGCGTGTTGGGTACTAATGCTGCTATAATGGCCCCTAATCAATTTCAGCTTACTTCTTACAATCCGATGAGCATCAATACATCGAACGAGCACGTGAGGATTAATGGGATGGGCAGTATGAGCCCATTGGAACTTGCTTCGCAGTATATCGACCATTTGCAAATGCGTGACTCGACCACTATGGTTTTGGATGACAGGTCGTATTACAACAACGGTGTAGACTATAATTTCAGTAAGGAAGTCGGAGGGCTTGGAGCCTTTACGCCGTTTGAAAGAGTGAATGTAGTGAATATCCCGGATGAGATTTTGCAAGAAGTATCTAAAGCTGAGACTCGTAACGATATGGGTATATTTCCGGACCTTGATAGATGCTGGATTGTTATCGACAATAAACTGATTTTATGGAACATCAAGGATTCTACCGATTTCCAGTCAATTGATGACATAAAACATACCATATTAAAAGTGCATCTAGTAAAGCCGAAGAAGGGCGTCTTTGTTGAGTCAGTTGACTATTTATTAGTTATTGCAACCCTGTTTGACATATATCTGCTTGCCATAACTTATAAGAAAGAAGCCGGCGAGTTGAGTATTTACAATACTGGAATGGTTGTGTCGGTCAACGGCTTAGATGTATTGGATATAGTCTCTTACGAGAAGACCGGACAGATATTTTTCGTTGGAAAAACCAATGGAACCAACGTTTGGGAGCTCCAATACTCAGCGTCTGAAGACTGGTTTAATAGCAACTGCAATAAGGTATGTTTGACGCAGATGGCTATTTCTAACCTTCTACCAAGAAATATAATCTCCAGCTTCCCTGGAAGTGGACTAATACGTTCGTTTTTTGAAGAAAAAACGAAATACTCCCAAGAATGGATTGTACAATTAGCAATCGATAATTCGAGAGGTATTCTTTACTCACTGTCCTCGAAGTCGGTAATTAGAGCCTACAAAATTAACTCGAAGTCATTGGATGGGCCAGTGTCTATTGAACTTGCATATATTAAAAGGATTATTGGCACAACTAATGCAAAAGGAGCCCCAATTTTGGGTAATAATTATCTCAAAATTATGAAGATTGTAGTTGTTACACAGATTGAAAACAACAACCTATTTTTAATAGCGATCACTGTTGGAGGTGTCCGCCTTTACTTCAATGGCTCGTCCAGCTCGACCAGTGTGGAGGCACTAACCTTGGAGTCAGTTAAGTTCCCACCAAGTTCTGTTAGTCCAGAAACTATCGAACAAGAGCTccagcagcaacagcaacaaaATCAGATTAAGACCATGCCATTTTATTCATCTTTAAATTCCTCTGAACCAATACAGTTGAAATACCAAAAAAAGTCATCAGTTTTGCTGGAAACAACTCAGGCGTCTACCATTATTTCTCCTGGTATATTTTTTAGTGCCATTCACAAGAAGCCGCAAACTACGATGGACAACACTAACCAACCAACTAGAGCTCCCTCATCAACCACTTCTGGACAGCGTAGATTGTTTGTAAGTGTTCCTGATTATGGTGTGTTGAAGAACCATGGgaaatactttgaaaatGCTACTTTCCTCGATACCAACGGTTTGGTTAAAGAAATTGCTCCAATTACACCATTGTTTAATGCTACAAATAAACCTGAGGGATATGCTAATGCATTTGCAACCCAATACTCTGTCGAAGGGCTTAAGATTGCCGTTTTAACTAATACTTCGGTTGAAATATATCGCTACCGTACCCCGGACCAAGTCTTTGAGTCATTAGTCGAAAACCCACTTCCATTTGTATTGAATTATGGGTTAGCAGAAGCATGCTCATCAGCATTGTTCGTTGCTTGTAAATTTAACAGAGCGGAGCCCATTAGGTCTAGTGCTTTAACTTTCTTTACAGTTGGTATCCAGAATGTTGTACAAATAAAACCTAGGTACAACAACTACGCCGCTCCAGCTGTTACTTCGCTGTTGAGCAAACCTTCCCTCACAGTCACTCCAAAGAAACCTAATTTAATAAACAACAGCTCCTCTAGTGGAAATGACAATTATAGTCTAGATAATGTTGTGCTGTCGTCTAGATTTTACGGTATTGCGCTTTTGGTTACAAGACTGTTCAGAGATATTTGGAATAAGAACATTTTTACTGTAAATCCCGCCGCTAAGTTCGATTATCGAGGTAATTTGATCAAAGAATCAGTTCCAAACGGTGACCTGGTAACTATGGTTTCTATTTCTAAGAGCAACCTAGAATACTACTTGTCATCAATTATGATTTTAAACGAATTTTTTAATGCTTATGGACCTTCTATAACCATGATTGCTACCACGGGCATATCGGCCGGCAAGTCTGTTGATCGTTCTGAAGAGGTTGCACATCAAGCAGAGAATATTGCAATCAATGCGATGAGTAGGCTGGTTCAATCAATTAAAGAGGCTTTGTCATTCTTAAATGTCCTTTTCGAAGAAAGTGAAATTGAGGGCTATGAGGGCCAATACTTGGCTTTCAACGATATTATGAAATTTTTAAACCTTGATTTCCAGGTTGACTTGACGAAATTGAAATTTAAAGATATATTCGCACCAAATGATGTATCTAAGGCCCTTGTAAGGGAAATTCTATCTTCCATCATCAATAGAAGTATATCGAGAGGTGGTTTCATTGAATACATCGCCACAGCTTTGCAGGAACGTTGTGGTTCATTCTTTTCCAGCTCTGATGTGCTTGGATTCCGTGCGGTTGAGCATTTGAAAAAAGCTAAAGAAGTTGGTTTGAGAGATTTTGACACTTCAAACTATCATTTAACTAATGCAACTAGACTATTTGAGAAAATAGTTGACGACATTTCGATCGAAAAACTAAAGGAAGCTGTCTCCATCATGTTTGAGTTGAACTACTACCCAAAGACAATAGAGTTTTTGCTAAATATTGCAAACTCAATTGACAAAGGAAAGTTGGCTTATCAGTATGTTTCTGACGGCTCTTTGGAACACGATGAGAAGAAAAAGTACTTTGATAAACGGGTAGCAATTTACGACTTAGTTTTTGAAGCCCTTGTGAGTGTTGATAACCTGGCTTCAAAGAATAATCAAAACTCAGTGATTGAAAATGCTTCAGCGGAAAACAGTGAATTTACCAAGTTGAGGGAAGAGAGTTACAGGACTGCCTTGACGTACGATGATAAGTTATTCCATTATCAACTTTATGATTGGTTAGTTGCACAAAATAGCCAAGAGAAATTATTACAACTGGATACTGATTTTATTTTGCCTTACTTGCAGGAAAAGTCTGTTTCCAGTTTGGAAATATCAAGTCTATTGTGGGTGTATCATTCAAAAAGGTCGAACTTTTTGGCTGCTGCACAAATTTTATACGCACTATCGTTTTCCGATTTTGACATCAAATTGAGCACTAGAATTGAATATCTATCAAGAGCCAATGGTTTCTGTAACGGCGTTTGCCCTCCAAATCAAAGGCATCAAATGATACAACTATGTAGCATGGTTCAAGAGTTATTTGATGTCGCAATCGTGCAGGACGAACTTTTATCGCTTGTCAACAATGATTCTCGGATCGATGAACAAAGCAAGAAGGATTTAGTGACACAGCTCGACGGCAAGATTCTTCCAGTAAGTGACTTGTTTAATGACTTTGCAGACCCATTGGGTTACTACGAGGTTTGCCTAACTATATTTAAGATCTCAGATTTCCGTAACCACGAGGAAATTATGGCAAAGTGGATGGAACTGTTTGATTCTCTCAAAAGTGAATTAAGATCAGACGGAAACGACATTGATGAAAGCGCAAACTTCATAAATCTCCTTTCTAGTGTTGTGATAAAAACCGGCAAAAGTGTACGCACGAGTGAATTTGTTTTCCCCATTGCAGACATTTTACCAATAATCAGTAACTTATTCTATGAAAGTCTTCCAAACGAGCATATACAACCTGGCTCGATTGCTTCCATTTTCATTACGGCGGGTGTTTCCTATGATAAATTATACTATGTCCTTAAGGACCTGATAGAAACGTCGGAATCTATAAACACCGCGTACAAGAAAGAAATAATCTGGTTAATTAAAGACTGGTATCAATCGGACAGGAAGCTGAGAGACATCCTAAAGTATGATGAGATACGCAATTTAGGAGACTACAGCATTGAAACAGACCCTATTGACAAATACATGAAAATGACTGGTAACAGCATTTGA